A stretch of DNA from Agrobacterium cucumeris:
CTCCGCAAGTAGTGGCGAGCGAACGCGGACCAGGCCAGTGGCAATGATGAATAAAGCGGAACGATCTGGAAAGGTCGGCCATAGAGGGTGATAGCCCCTTACGCGTAGAACAGTCATTGTCCTTGAGTAGGGCGGGACACGTGAAATCCTGTCTGAACATGGGGAGACCACTCTCCAAGCCTAAGTACTCGTGCATGACCGATAGCGAACAAGTACCGTGAGGGAAAGGTGAAAAGCACCCCGACGAGGGGAGTGAAATAGAACCTGAAACCGGATGCCTACAAACAGTCGGAGCCCGCAAGGGTGACGGCGTACCTTTTGTATAATGGGTCAACGACTTAGTGTAACTAGCAAGCTTAAGCCGGTAGGTGTAGGCGCAGCGAAAGCGAGTCTGAATAGGGCGATTGAGTTAGTTGCATTAGACCCGAAACCGAGTGATCTAGCCATGAGCAGGCTGAAGGTTGGGTAACACCAACTGGAGGGCCGAACCCGTATCTGTTGCAATAGATTGGGATGACTTGTGGCTAGGGGTGAAAGGCCAATCAAACTCGGAAATAGCTGGTTCTCCGCGAAATCTATTTAGGTAGAGCGTCGACCGAATACCCTCGGGGGTAGAGCACTGGATGGGCTATGGGGACTCACCGTCTTACTGATCCTAACCAAACTCCGAATACCGAGGAGTACTAGTCGGCAGACACACGGCGGGTGCTAACGTCCGTCGTGAAAAGGGCAACAACCCTGACCTCCAGCTAAGGTCCCCAAGTCATGGCTAAGTGGGAAAGGATGTGAGGATCCCAAAACAACCAGGATGTTGGCTTAGAAGCAGCCATCATTTAAAGAAAGCGTAACAGCTCACTGGTCTAAATAAGGGTCTTTGCGCCGAAAATGTAACGGGGCTAAAGCCATGCACCGAAGCTGAGGATATGCCGTAAGGCATGTGGTAGCGGAGCGTTCCGTAAGTCTGTGAAGGCGGACCCGTGAGGGCTGCTGGAGATATCGGAAGTGCGAATGTTGACATGAGTAACGATAAAGGGAGTGAGAGACTCCCTCGCCGAAAGACCAAGGGTTCCTGCTTAAAGTTAATCTGAGCAGGGTTAGCCGGCCCCTAAGACGAGGCGGACACGCGTAGTCGATGGGAACCACGTTAATATTCGTGGGCCTGGTGGTAGTGACGGATCTCGTGTGTTGTACATTCTTATTGGATTGAATGTGCGGCGAAGAGGTTCCAGGAAATAGCTCCACCGTATAGACCGTACCCGAAACCGACACAGGTGGTCAGGTAGAGTATACCAAGGCGCTTGAGAGAACTATGTTGAAGGAACTCGGCAAATTGCACGCGTAACTTCGGAAGAAGCGTGACCCCATTTTAGGCAACTATGATGGGGTGGCACAGACCAGGGGGTAGCGACTGTTTATCAAAAACACAGGGCTCTGCGAAGTAGCAATACGACGTATAGGGTCTGACGCCTGCCCGGTGCTGGAAGGTTAAAGGGAGGGGTGCAAGCTCTGAACTGAAGCCCCAGTAAACGGCGGCCGTAACTATAACGGTCCTAAGGTAGCGAAATTCCTTGTCGGGTAAGTTCCGACCTGCACGAATGGCGTAACGACTTCCCCGCTGTCTCCAACATAGACTCAGTGAAATTGAATTCCCCGTGAAGATGCGGGGTTCCTGCGGTCAGACGGAAAGACCCCGTGCACCTTTACTATAGCTTTACACTGGCATTCGCCAAGGCATGTGTAGGATAGGTGGTAGGCTTTGAAGCAGGGACGCCAGTTCTTGTGGAGCCATCCTTGAAATACCACCCTTATCTTCGTGGATGTCTAACCGCGGTCCGTTATCCGGATCCGGGACAGTGTATGGTGGGTAGTTTGACTGGGGCGGTCGCCTCCGAAAGAGTAACGGAGGCGCGCGATGGTGGGCTCAGACCGGTCGGAAATCGGTCGTCGAGTGCAATGGCATAAGCCCGCCTGACTGCGAGACTGACAAGTCGAGCAGAGACGAAAGTCGGTCATAGTGATCCGGTGGTCCCGTGTGGAAGGGCCATCGCTCAACGGATAAAAGGTACGCCGGGGATAACAGGCTGATGACCCCCAAGAGTCCATATCGACGGGGTTGTTTGGCACCTCGATGTCGACTCATCGCATCCTGGGGCTGGAGCAGGTCCCAAGGGTATGGCTGTTCGCCATTTAAAGCGGTACGTGAGTTGGGTTCAGAACGTCGTGAGACAGTTCGGTCCCTATCTGCCGTGGGTGTAGGAATATTGACAGGATCTGTCCCTAGTACGAGAGGACCGGGATGGACGTATCTCTGGTGGATCTGTTGTCCTGCCAAGGGCATAGCAGAGTAGCTATATACGGAATGGATAACCGCTGAAGGCATCTAAGCGGGAAACCAACCTGAAAACGAGTGTTCCCTATCAGAGCCGTGGAAGACGACCACGTTGATAGGACGGGTGTGGAAGCATGGCAACATGTGAAGCTTACCGTTACTAATAGCTCGATCGACTTCTTCGTTCCCATTGTTCATGCTCATCGAACGCAGTTCGATGATCTGTTCTGTCCTGACGCCCGAAGGGCTCCGGACGGGCCGCGCCACAGGGCGCGACGACCTCTGGTCTGTATGGCTTCCATGCTCGACTTCGAGCAAAGGTGGAATACGGATCGGTCACGGAAAGACGTGTTAAATTAAATAGAGCTTTGAGCTCTCCAGCTTCTCGAAACAGCAGTTTCCATGTGAAAACATGGAGCATGTTGCGTTTTGCCGACCTGGTGGTTATCGCGGGGCGGCTGCACCCGTTCCCATTCCGAACACGGCCGTGAAACGCCCCAGCGCCAATGGTACTCCGTCTCAAGACGCGGGAGAGTAGGTCGCTGCCAGGTCTGCAAAACGCAACATCTAATCTTCTCATTCACATTCTTCGGCCCAGCCGATAAAAAAAGGGCCGCTCAAGCGGCCTTTTGTCGTTTAAGACCAGAATAAAAAAAGACGCCTCGTGCGTCCCTTAAAGGAGACAAATCGCCTTCGGCAATTTGCTCCGGCACCAAGCATAACCGCCATGCGGTTACGCTCTCGCGACAAGTTCTGCGAACTTGCGCTGGTAACGCGGGGTGGAGCAGCCCGGTAGCTCGTCAGGCTCATAACCTGAAGGCCGCAGGTTCAAATCCTGCCCCCGCAACCAAATCCCCTACAAAGACTATCATACAATAAAATGCCCTCCCGCCGCGGAGGGCTTTTGCGTTCCAAGCACTCAAACCTATGCATCTTCTGGCTGGTAATCTGCCTCTCTTTCTGTGCCGATCCAGCCGTTCGAGATTGCCATAAATCCGGATTTGGCCATGATGCGCAAATCATCCAACGCAGAAGAAAGACGCCGTGACCGCCGAACCTTTGCAGATACTCAAGACCATCTACGGCTATGATACATTCCGCCGACGCCAGGGCGAATTGGGTTCCGTACTTGAGCCGTGTCTTCGAGGATTGCTCTAATTAGACCCAGACCGCGCGCCGGGTCTTATTTGAACATGCGGCATTTCTTAGGTATGGGATCGCCCTGGAAGGGGTGGCCTGCGAGGCTATCATTCAGGACGCTGAGATGCCGGACACGTGGCAGAATGGCTGCCGGAGCATACGTGGATTGTGTGAGAAGCCGCAGCATGCAGTCTAAAGCCCGCCCTGAACCTGCAGGAACTGCAACACCCTGTCGACCCCGTCTCCGCGTTTCATGTCAGAGAAAACGAAGGGCAATGCTGCGCGCATGCGCAGTGCATCCTTGTTCATGACATCAAGATCGACACCGACATGAGGCGCGAGGTCCATCTTGTTGATAACCAGAAGATCGGACCGGGTGATGCCAGGTCCGCCCTTGCGAGGGATTTCCTCACCCTGGCAGACCGAGATAACATAGATCGTCAGGTCTGCGAGATCCGGTGAAAATGTTGCGGCGAGGTTGTCTCCGCCAGATTCGATAAACACCACGTCAAGATCCGGAAAGCGGCCATTGAGGTCTGCTATGGCCTGAAGATTGATCGAGGCGTCCTCACGGATTGCCGTATGCGGGCATCCGCCGGTTTCCACGCCGACGATGCGGTCGGATGACAAGGCCTGCATGCGAACCAGTGCCTCGGCGTCTTCCTTCGTGTAGATATCATTCGTGACGACGGCGACCGAATAATGGTCGCGCATGGCCTTGCATAATTTTTCGGTCAAAGCCGTTTTGCCCGAGCCTACGGGACCACCGATGCCGACACGCAGGGGACCATTCTTCGACGTCATCGCAACCTCCAACGTTGGAGCGCGGGAAAAATCCCATCACCCGGATAATAGTGTTTTCGCATGGAAAAACCACGCTTATTACGGATTTCGATACAGCAGGCATGAGAGCAGTTAGAGGAACTGCAGCGCATATCGGCCCAGAATCTGCCGCAGGGTCTTTCAGACAAGGTGCAACCTTTCACCGGGGGACGTGCGACGTCATGACCAGTGCGCAGGTGAGCAGGTCGCTATTCTCATGTCAATCCACACAATTCTGGCTGCCGAGAATTCACGTCGGTCTGCAGAAACCGAAATGAAATCTGAAATGACCACACCGCGCCTTCTCGCATGTGATGCGTAAATCGTCCCCGAAATTGGCGCTGCGTCCCTAATATATCCATGATTTACGCCCCGTTGTTGACATCGTCCCGTAGACCCAAACTATTCCCTGAGCGTCTCACTAGTGGAGGAAACAAGATGCGCCCCGCAACATGGTCTGCGTTTGCTCTCGCTGCTTGCCTTATCTTGCCTGTATCGGTACCGGCTCCAGCCTATGCCGTGTCGATCAACATTCATGTCGGTTCCAATCTCAATTTTGGCCGCGCGATAACGTGCAGGCAGGGTCAACAGCTCATTCAGAACCGTGGCTTCCGAAATGTCCGCCGCGTCGATTGCAGGGGCCGGACATTCGTCTATCACGCCAGGCGAGGCAGCGGAGATTTCGAAATTTCGCTCAGTTCCCGCACTGGACGCGTGATGGAGATACGACGGCTTCGTCGGTAGTAATCCAAGGCGGTATTCGGGGCTGATGGTCCGTTGGGTTGCTGCGAATGTATCTCCCTGGATTATCGATGCGTTCCTGCCGAGACAGTGAAAAAGACCCGACAGTCATGTCTGGCTGCCGCTGTCAGGCACGTCGTCTGTTTTATCTCGCCCGGAAGGTGCGCCAAGAACCACTGCTATCCAGCGGGTTCCGGCGAACTGTGCGCAGAACGTGATGATCGCAATCGTGATCGGCACG
This window harbors:
- the ureG gene encoding urease accessory protein UreG; amino-acid sequence: MTSKNGPLRVGIGGPVGSGKTALTEKLCKAMRDHYSVAVVTNDIYTKEDAEALVRMQALSSDRIVGVETGGCPHTAIREDASINLQAIADLNGRFPDLDVVFIESGGDNLAATFSPDLADLTIYVISVCQGEEIPRKGGPGITRSDLLVINKMDLAPHVGVDLDVMNKDALRMRAALPFVFSDMKRGDGVDRVLQFLQVQGGL